The Verrucomicrobiota bacterium nucleotide sequence CTTCACGCTCGTGATCCAACCGCCGTTCGTTGTTCTCGGCGACGAGCCGGCCGACACCGTGCGCAAGCGCGCGACCAAGACTGTGAAGTGGTTTGCGGATCGTGTCCGCGCACTCTACTTTGCCAAGGATCCCCCGGCCATCTACGACATCTGGCTGCTTCAGGACGACGAGAGCTACCGCAGGTTCTCGGTGGAGTTGTTCGGCATCGAAGCGCCCTCCCCGTTCGGCTACTGCTCCCGGGGGCACGGCGCGCTCGTGATGAACATCGGCACCGGCGGCGGCACGCTCTGTCACGAGATGGTCCATGCCTTCATGGCCTCGAACTTCCCCGCCTGTCCGGCATGGTTCAACGAGGGACTCGCCTCGCTCTACGAGCAGTGCAGCGAGCGCCGGGGACAGATCGTCGGGCTGACCAACTGGCGCCTCGAGGGCCTGCAAAAGACGATCCGCGCCGGCAAGCTTCCGTCGTTCAGGGAGCTGCTCGGCACGGCGGCCGGGCAGCCCTACAGCTTGGACGGGGGCAGCTTCTACGCCCAGGGCCGCTACCTCTGCTACTATCTCCAGGAGCAGGGCCTGCTCGTGAAGTACTATCATGCGTTCGTCAGGAACGCCGCCGTCGACCCGGGCGGCTACGAGACGCTCAAGGTCGCCCTCGGCCTCAAGAACGACGCCGAGATGGACGCGTTCCAGAAACGCTGGGAGCAGTGGGTGCTCAGGCTGCGTTTCCCGTGAGCGCTCTGAGCAGCGTCGCCCGTACATCAACTCGGCATCGGGCGAGGCCCTCCGCCCCCGCTGCAGCGCCGAAGGCCCCTCACGAAGATCTGCGGCAAGAGGAGAACGTGCCATGGCCATGAGCCGACTGTCGCGTGCCGTGTTCCGGCTCGGCTTTCTCGTCGTGACGACCGGCATCCTTATCCTCGTCCTTCACTTCTACGCGGTGCCGGACGGCGAGCGCGTACTCATCAAGGACGTGCCGCATGTCGAGGCCAAGCCCGGCTTCGATGGCGAGGCGTGCGTCGCCATGGCGCTCGGCACGCTCGGCCGGGACGTCACGCCGGAGCAGGTGTTCAACCGTGCCGGCGTCGATCCGATGCTCGGTCGCGGCTGTACGATGGCCGAGCTGCTTGACGTGCTTACCCGTATCGGCTTCGAGCCCGGCGAGGGCATCTACAGCGCCCGCTCGTCGGACGGGGCCGGCGGCATCGACGTCCAGTGGCAGGCGCTGCTCGATGACCTGAAGCAGGGCATCCCCTCCATCGTTCGTATGCGCGCGAGCCGCCGGCCCAACGCGCCGGAGTGCTTCCGTCTCGTCATCGGCTACGCCCTGGGCTCCGATCGCGTCATCTATCGCGACCCGGCAAGCCGCTCGACACGCACCCGCCGCCTGTCGCGGGCACAGTTTCTCGAGCTCTGGCCGATCCGCAATGAACAGGGCGCGCGCATCGTCGTCCGCATCCGCCTCGCGACAAGTGATCCCGCAACCATCAACCTTGACACAGGCGAACCGGCAGCGGGCTTCACCGACGCCGACTTCGCCCGGCACCTGCGCGCGCTCAAGCCCAAGGTCCCGCGCGCGTTCAGCATCGTCATCGAGCCGCCGTTCGTTGTGATCGGCGACGAACCGGCCGAGGTCGTCCAGCAGCGCGCCGACGCGACGGTCAAGTGGTTCTCCGACCGCATCCGCGAGCTCTACTTCGCCAAGGATCCGCCCGCCATCTACGACATCTGGCTCTTCCGCAACGACGCCAGCTTCCGCAAGTACTCGAAAGAGCTCTTCGGCGAGGAGCGGGACACGCCCTACGGCTTCTTCTCGCGCACGCACGGCGCGCTCATCATGAACATCGACACCGGCGGCGGCACGCTCTGCCACGAGATGGTCCACGCCTTCATGCCGTCGAACTTCCCCGACTGCCCGACGTGGTTCAACGAGGGACTCGCCTCGCTCTACGAGCAGTCCGGCGAGCGTGACGGCCGTGTCGTCGGCCTGACCAACTGGCGCCTCGCCGGCCTGCAGAAGGCCGTCCGCGCCGGCGAGCTCCCGTCGTTCGAGACCCTGTGCGCCATGCCATCGGATACCTTCTACGGCTCGTCGCGGGGCAACAACTACGCCCAGGCCCGCTACCTCTGCTACTTGCTCCAGGAGAAAGACCTCCTCGTCGAGTACTACCACGCCTTCGTCAAGAACGCCGCTTCCGACCCCACCGGCTACGAGACACTCAAGGCCGTCCTCGGCCTCGAAACCGACGAGCAGATGGCCGAGTTCCAGCGCCAGTGGGCCGACTGGGTACTCGAGCTGCGCTTCCCGTAGCCTTTTCTGGCGGAGCGTATGTGTTGACCTGATGTCTCGACGCGCTGGAAGGCGCGCGTCCACACGGCATCGGCGTGAGTCGGCGCGATGCCTCCCACCTGACCCGACAATGGACAAGGCTGCCGAGGGCGAGATCCCTGTGCGGCGAGCGTTGACCCGACGCTCCGCTTCTGCCATCCTTGCTGCGGCCGCGGAGGAGTGGCCGAGTGGTCAATGGCGGCGGTCTTGAAAACCGTTGAACCGAAAGGTTCCGGGGGTTCGAATCCCTCCTCCTC carries:
- a CDS encoding C39 family peptidase, with the translated sequence MMCRFEPMYLGRPGAVLALTALVFLFAPAAGAASASGGRVVIKDVPHVRQKPDFCGEACVAMALNKLGYQVTQDHVFNLAGVDPALARGCVTRELVAVLKRIGFNPGTVWYRIRPSNAAREVESQWQALVGGLRRGVPAIVCMRTTDDADATEHFRLILGYDAATDEVLYHEPAMDNGAYQRMKREAFLSLWPLKYKPGEWLVVRMDLVVGRINVGTPATGLTAADFAQHVIALKPTVPGGFTLVIQPPFVVLGDEPADTVRKRATKTVKWFADRVRALYFAKDPPAIYDIWLLQDDESYRRFSVELFGIEAPSPFGYCSRGHGALVMNIGTGGGTLCHEMVHAFMASNFPACPAWFNEGLASLYEQCSERRGQIVGLTNWRLEGLQKTIRAGKLPSFRELLGTAAGQPYSLDGGSFYAQGRYLCYYLQEQGLLVKYYHAFVRNAAVDPGGYETLKVALGLKNDAEMDAFQKRWEQWVLRLRFP